In Zingiber officinale cultivar Zhangliang chromosome 1A, Zo_v1.1, whole genome shotgun sequence, the DNA window aaattattttaaaaattcttttaaaaactatcttaaaatttatttaaaaattaattttaaaaaatctttaaaaaattatcttaaaaattatattttaaaaaaattattttaaaaattattttaaaaattctttaaaaaattatcttaaaaattcttttaaaactattttaaaaattctttaaaagaattttaaaaactctttaaaaattattgtaaaagttctttaaaaaattattttaaaaactcttcaaaaattcttttaaaagttctttaaaatataattttaaaaattctttaaaaaattattttaaaaattctttaaaaattattttaaaagttctttaaaaaaattattttaaaagttctttaaaaattattttaaaaactcaatcaaaaattatttgattttttttaaaaaaattattttaaaattcttaaaaaaattattttaaaaaattaatttaaaaagtctttaaaaaattattttaaaaattctataaaaaattatcctaaaaattattttaaaattatttttaaaactctttccaaaatagtttaaaaaattcttttaaaaagtctgcaaaaaattattttaaaaactccttaaaaattatttttaaatttttttaaaaaattatcttaaaaattctttgaaaattattttaaaaattctttaaaattttattttaaaaattctttaaaaattattttaaaagttctttaaaaaattattttaaaactctttaaaaaataattttaaaaaattcttttaaatttttttaaattattttaaaagttctttaaaaaaattattttaaaaactctttaaaaaattatttaaaaaaatctttaaaaaattaacttgaaaattttttaaaaattattttaaaaaattctttaaaaactattttaaaaactcttttaaaaattagtgtaaaaattcttttaaacaacattttaaaaatctttaaaaaaaaaatttaaaaactttttaaaaaaattatccaaaaatcattttaaaatttattttaacttaaaaattattttaatttaaaaattaatttaacttaaaagtatttaaaaaattaatgtggcttaaaaattatttttaaaaaatagtttaactttaaaattattttaaaaattaatttaactttaaaattattttaagaaagtattttaacttaaaaatcattttaaaaattaatttaactttaaaatatttaacttaaaaaatattttaaacttaaaaatttattttaacaaagtattttaactttaaaattattttaaaattttatttagcttaaaaattattttaaaaattaatttaacttaaaaattagataagaaattaatttaactaaaaaaattattttaaacttaaaaagtatcataatttttttttaactaaaaattattttaaatcttttacttaaaattatttaaaatctttttaacttaaaaattatgttaagacttaacttaaaaagtattttaaaaattttctttagttaacttaaaaactaatttaaaaaatatttttaactaacttaatcaaaactaaaactaaaattaaaaatcaaatttaaaatcaactaaagtaaaaaattaaattaaattaaattaaattaatactgattaagttaaatttaaaatttattaaactaaattaaactagTTAAATTAGgttaaaactaaaacttaaattaagttaaaaattaaactttaaacttaaaatttaaacattgaataaaacttatatttaaaattaaaattaaactttaaaattataattttaaatttttttaaaaaatctttaaaaaattaacttgaaaattctttaaaaattcttttcaaattcttttaaaaaattctttaaaaattattttaaaaactcttttaaaaactcttttaaaaatcattttaataattttttaaaaaactttttttaaaaattatctaaaaatcattttaaaatttattttaacataaaaattatcttattttaaaaattaatttaactttaactttataattattttaaaaattaatttaacttaaaaattattttaagaaagtatttttacttaaaaatcattttaaaaattaacttaactttaaaattatttaactttaaaaatattttaaacttaaaaatttattttaagaaagtattttaacttaaaaattattttaaaaatttatttagcttaatttttttttaaaaaattaatttaacttaaaatttagattagaaattaatttaactaaataaattaatttaaaaattattttaaacttaaaatatatcttaatttttttaactaaaaattattttaaatcttttacttaaaattattttaaatctttttaacttaaaaattatgttaagacttaacttaaaaagtattttaaaaattttctttagttaacttaaaaactattttaaaatttatttttaactaacttaatcaaaactaaaactaaaatttaaaatcaaatttaaaatcaactcaaataaaaattaaattaaattaaattaatactgattaaattaaatttaaaatttattaaactaaattaaactagTTAAATTaggttaaacttaaaacttaaattaagttaaaaattaaactttaaacttaaaatttaaacataaaataaaacttatatttaaaattaaaattaaactttaaaattataattaaactttaaaattaaattttaattaagttaaaattaaactaaacccagacttaaagttaaattaaaattaaaattaaaattagttctAAGTCTATTTTATTTAAATGTGATTTAACAATTTGAAATTAACAAGTTATTTAATTTACTCAATTCctaatcttatttttttaaagaaaaaatttaatagattaattaatctacTAATTTATTCAACTTCGAATTAATACTGActactaacttaattaattttacttaaaacaaaaaatgaaataaatattataacaAAGAGTGTCattaaattaactcaatcaattaatacaaaatttaagctattaaattagtaacaaattattttaatacacctaaatctaaaattaattatcttttagaCTAGTTGTTTAATAAATGATcaattataccaagtatatagagGTAATTATGTAGAAAAATATTGCTAACCCTAAATCCCGTAGAACACTTGGGTATCCAAACCCCAGTGTTGACTTTAGGAGGGGGAGTGTTGATTTCAGAGAGAGTGTTAATTTCAGGGGGAGTGTTGACGTCAAGAGAGGTGTTTTTGAGAATTATGTTtgtaaaatcttttgaaaaattatttttataaaaatatttggaaaatctataaatacgaaaatattttgaataaccttctcacactttatttgaaaaatattcttaaaatattttcaaaactttttattatatatatatatatatatatatatatatatatatatatatatatatatatatatatatatatatatatatatatatatatatatatatatatatatatatatatataacactctatgcttttcaaaaatcattacgACTTAacatactttttaaaaaaaattattttgttacttagtaaacatttaaaaaaaaaaacttaagttgaCAAGGTCTTCTTAAAAGGTTTTGATACACAACCACTtccaaattttttgaaaatgttttgaaaactcatCTTCAAGTTTTgtgttcttttaatttggatcaaccCCCTTGACACATAAAAAGTTTTACTTGTGGTTAACATGAAGTCCTAAGAATGTGTCAAGTTAAGGGGTAACTCTGATTGAAAGACTAAAAGTActctttaaaaaatccttttgtaaatctttgaaattaagtttgaaaaattattttcataatctttTACAAAATTACTCTTTGCTTTACAAATTTTTgtgaaaacactttgaaaaatattttgaaaatacacTATCAGTAACTTAAACTTTCAAAAGTCACTTTTGTCACTTAGAAAACTCACTTTCAAAAAAATTTTcgcacattgttggtgcaaaacctaaTAGAAACTAACCCTTAAGTTCatatccttttgatgtgtgtcaaaggggagaatgatatcttaagttagaaaaatcttaagttaagTTCCTAACCTACTCTCAAACTTTTTCGAATTTCTCAAATCTTGAGAATTAACCATTAAAAGACtcaagcctaacttaagaaaattgtcaaacataaaaaggggagattgttggtgcaattgacctctagggtttcgatgtttgacaattgaccaagggttgactcaaacaggacttgatgtttgggagagagaagtctagtcaaaactagatgactagcaaaggtaagtcctaacctgaggtccgggcgcccggaatggatccgagcgctcggaagCAAACTTTATCCATTCCGTGCGTCGACACATGGAGCTTTGTGATTGactcggctacgtcatattcaggacGCCCGAAAGGATTTAGgcgcccgaacctcctatataaggagggtaaaggctggagtTAAGACAACAATGAAAGATCTactcttctgtgctcctgcgacattacgaaagctctccgacaaaaGTGTTAAttctgtttttatttattgtcggcTTTCTTTTTCGCtaattaattcctgtacttagtttgtaataatctttcGAATTATTcatgattgcccatcgaaagcacccttgtgtgcgggccttggagtaggagtcaccaaaggctccaaaccaagtaaatcattgtgTCTACTTTGGCTTAATTATTTTCCGCTGTGCGCTTACTCTACGAGAATTcttttatcgatattcaccccccttatcgaattcacgatccaacaaatgcGGTGATAAAAGGGGGCCCACCAAGAATGGGTCAAAGGTGGAGATAGCAGTCGACGTGGAGGTTAAAGTTAAGACGGTTAACGCCAAAGAACCAACGGGCCTACCAAAATTGGCCGAGTGGAAGTTGACACTAACTGTCGATCGGGCCTGAAGGATCCGATCGGCCAGGTGGCTCATCTGAGTAAATCGCTTGTCCGGCCAGGGATACTATAGAAAGAACATTAGATGTTCATAACTGACTAAGTGAAGGTTATGCCAACTAGAGCGCCTGTCCGGTCGAGCAAGAGACAGTCTACTGAACTAAGGTACTACAGAGAAGAGCAGTTGAAATCGACCGGGCGGGGAATCCCGACTAAGTGGCTTCCTCGCTCGGCCAAACAGTGAGATCCCTCTTATATCTCATAACATCCCTCTAGGAGGTAATGTCGTTGACAACAAGGCATGGTCAACAGACAAATCGTATGATGAAAGCTTCTACTATCATGTCAAAGATTTGTataccctgttaaggtatggtatcgatacacttttctgacatgtcttttcatagGACGATCGGGAAAACGTGTTCGCaccttgaggagcgtgcacgtcgCCTACtagagcactatataaaggggggtccatgcACCAACAGaggtatatgatatatgttatttGTGCTCGTGCTCTCACTATTACTACATTACTCCATCTTTCTACCATTCCggtactaacttgagcgtcggaaggttaATGCCAGAGGCCCTTTCCCTAACCCCGTACTGACATTCTTTGTGTTGCAGATCGAAGTAGAGTCTTCACACAGTCAACCAAGGAGTTCAATCCCCAACTAGTCTTCTTCATTGTTTTCGGACAGAATCATACGTCATAGTTAGAGATCGAGCTACGAGTACTTAagtgataatttaaatattttactatGATACCATAGTCCTGGGGCACCAATCTACTAAATAAGTAGATTGAAGAGGAGCCTTTAGTGTAAAATTATTGCCGTGATTTTGTGGTCATAGATTTCAGCCATGGaaataatttcaaaaagaaaaattaattaaatctataaTGAACTGAAAAATCAAAGATAACTTGAGGAAAAAGTTTAGTTAGGGTGTGATTTGGTAAACAACCACGATGGTAAACTCTCATAGATATTGAATAGAAATATAGTACGAGATAAATCTATATCTCGTCAAATAAAATGCAAACGCTGAATCTTTTATATCTATATTAACATTAGAATATTATAGACGACCATATTTAGCCGAAATGTAAAATAGGAtatttttcacattttttaaatcaaaattctgAAAGGATCGAATATAGTCTAGAGCATGCAATAAAATGCAAACGCTGTACGATGGCAGCTACCACAACTATTATTACCGAATTGAAATTGTCGTTAGATACATCGAGATTTTAAAATAGATATTGTGAATCTAATTCATGGAATCTTGTAACTAATTAAACGAACAATTCCAGGAGCTGGCAAGAACTTGCGCTCTTCCGCACCACATCGAACATGTTGACCTCCAAAGGAGCCACCCCAAACTCCTCCACCTCCCTCCTCTCCTCCTTCCTCCACCCACCGGTGACCTTGTGACGGCGCATGTGGCCGCCCAAGGCTTGCCCCATTGTGAACCTCGCCCCGCACACCGTGCATTGGTGGAGCACAACGCCACCCTTCACCGGCCGGGCTGCCTTCTGGTTGACGCCGCGCATATGGCTGGTCCGGTGGCCGCCCAACGCTTGGAATGTCGCGAAGCGGAGGTGGCACGTCTTGCACTCGAACATACCGTCATCGTCGTGGGCTGCCTTCTTCCGCTTCCTCTGCAGCTTCGCCTGGTGCACTTGAATACCATCGTCACCGGAGATCAATAGCTCTAGGTCGAGATTACACTCCGGAATCGTTTCATGATCTGCTGAACTAGGCTTCATCCTTGTAATTTGATTGCAACTGAATTAATAGCCGGAATGGACGACTACATATATTCCGATGCATACGCGGAGTCAATCATCTAAGTCGACGTTGGCCCGTGAGGACAGACACAAATAAATTCTTAGGAAGTTTCACGGTATACTTACTGGTTGTAGATAAAGACTACACGTAACGAATCCTGAGTCATGCTATGAAATTTCGACACTAATTAAATGTCTGAAAAACATAGCATTGACTGAACGATACTCACGGCTTAGTCggttcaaaaaattcaaattattaaAAAACAATAATGTAATATATTTAAAAACTTGAGCTTGAGGCATTAGACTTCGTCCAGTCTCCGCGTGTAATCCTGGCGTCATCTTCATCATCGACGATGAGGTCAGCAGCCAAATGGATAAGAGAGTCATCCTTCAAATATTCTAATAAATCAGATTATTTGAAGACAGTTTTGGACTGGGAAAGCATGGGGGATAGAACTAGTCATAGTCTACCAACCACAAAGAATTGTTTTGATAGCCACACCGCACATGCTCATGCTTAAAAGGTTGCAAACGTCACAGATATGACATCATTtgtaatcttattttatttttcataattgaCCCCAAAATAATCTATGGACTCCTATTGTCCGGCAAGCTCTCTGAACCATCCTTCGATCTTCAATCAAGTTTAAACAAAAGGAATTACTTCTGTAAAGATGGAAATAAAAAAAGCAGCTGATCTTACAATTTTCAATCTAATAATCTCCTTGATTCACTTTATTGCATGATCTTACAAAGTTACAATCTTATGTTATTAGTTATGATACAtactaaaattataaatttacttgataaatatttaatttaaattaataaatcttaataaatGATCTTTTACCTTGGATTTCAGAGTGAACTAGTGATTTCAACAACAATCACTAAGCTTAAGGATGTGAACTTCCCCAAAAAGTCCACAAAAGACTTTGACCTATCTTCTACTCTCCTCAATGTATATCTCATATTAGATTCTCAATCCTTGGGCTCAATTGCATTCCATAAGGAAAAGTAGCAAGAAAAATCTACTCGTCAACACCTCTACCAATCAAGTTAGAAAATTCATACCGACCTTACTCAGGAAACTAGATTATTTTTTCCTGAACTTTAGGTTGAAATGAGTTTCAGATCATTTTATCAAGTATCCAATAACTTTAATCTGGTTTTCTATATGATTCTCATAGTACATATTTTCATGTGAAATATTTTTTGAGTCCCAATCGAAGCCAACAAAAGGCATCCATCTCTCTCCATTTGCTTGCCTAATCTTCAACCTCTCTAATCAATGCATCACCCTTATTGAGGAAGATTGCAGGTTACAGCACGACCGCAGCTTGAGTTGTTTGTGCGCAAGACTTTCAACTGGCCGTCGCTTCCTTCCAAGCTCTCGGCGGCCACCGGGCAAGCCACAAGAGAGACCCAAGCTGATCGCAAAGATGATCACAGCAGAGACGACAAGTCGAGTCCGCAAATGGGCAGACATGGTGAGGCCATATGAGGTGGCACAGTTCAAATGAAatctctttattattttttttcacattttttgtatttaaaatataaaaacatatTTGTTGCACACTATTGTATAACATAACATTCTTTGCATAAGGATATCGATTCTTCATtccttcttatatatatatatatatatataaacaacacCTTTCAAAATCAAGATGCAAATGCGTTAGAATATCTATTCTGTTATCTTTCAGAAGCCTAAGCAAAAACAATAATATGACGGCACAACAAACAGCAGCAGAAAGGCAAACAATTTGATATTTCATTTCAAACGTAAATACAGCAGAAGACAATGGACTGAATTAGTAAAATAATATGCTCTTATCCTGTAAAATCTGTGGCAAAGGACAACTTACCTGACAGCCTGGGAAATCATACATACTAAGAACACTGGTTtcataaacacaatagagcaggAACTGGAGGTTTGCCATCCCCTAGCACAGATAAACGTGGCATCAGTTCTCCGAGCTAAAATTACAAGCACCTAGACCTCATGTTCCATTATGTTCAGACCATACAAGTCATATTACCTATAACAAGCAAATTAGATCCCAATTTAATCCAATTCATCATTGGTGGCACTTTGATTGATCTCAAGACCCACAACATGCTGACTTCTGAGCTGCAGTAGCCTCGGTTGCGGACTGGTCTGATTTGTTGATCTTGATTGTCTGATCCTGCAGTCAAACAACTTATCAGGGCAAGGAATAACGAAACCAAATTCATCCAAGTTGTATCCTTTGGAGGTCAATAAATACATTGAAGTAGAGCTGAATTTTCGTTCTTCTTTTTGGGTTCCAGGATCAGAATGATTGTAAAAGAATTCAATCAAACTCTAATtactattaattttaaataaagaaaaaaaatatgtctGAACCATCACGCACCAGATTAAGACCTCATCAACTTAAGTTGCGTAAAAAACTTAAAATATCAAATGAAACCATCAATAGCATTGGCTGTCTAACGTAATCAACATTTATGATCTAAAAATCATTAACCAATCAATGGAAATtaacaataaataaatatcataaaaGAACTCCCAGGCTAATAAAAATAGTTGTTAGACAACTTGGAATTAAATTGTAATTCCTGCAGAAATTAGTCCATTCAAACATCATAATGGAATTGATTGTCTTAATCAAAGCTACCAAGCACCCAATATGAGTAACCTTTTCCTTTAAAAAGAAGCCTACCTCAGATTTGTTATCACTCTCTGCAAGTCTCTGTTTGATATCTCTAGCTATTGAAAGGAACACCTCTTCTACATTTAGATTTGTCTTTGCACTCTTGTgatgtaaaaaaaaaacaagcaatcaactttAGTGCAGATGAATAACAAATAGATAAAAAGCAAAATGATGTGACATATTACTACTTAACAGTTTCAAAAAACTTAATCCCATATTCATCAGCAAGTGCTTGTCCCTTTGCAGTCGGTACAGCCTGTGAATTACAGTTAAAAATCATCGTTGGTGAAAGCCCTAGATTTGACCAGATCAAGCAGACTAGAAGGGCATACTCGTTTGCTCTCATCCATGTCAGCTTTATTACCAACAAGAATCTTGTTAACGTTATCAGAAGCATGTTGTTCAATGTTCTGGATCCAATTCCTAATGTCTGCATGTTTGAGAAGCATGTATTATGGGAATAACAATGATTAAATTATAAGAACTAAAAAGATGAAAGTGATTACTGTTAAAGGATGACTCATCAGTAACATCATAAACAAGCAGAATGCCCATGGCGCCTCGATAGTATGCTACAATAAAAGTATTGTCACTCCGCCAACGCTTTTTCAAAATTTGCATCTGTAAATCATAGTTCAGAAAACAACTACCATACCAGTTGTTATGGTTCGAAAGCGCTCCTGACCAGCGGTGTCCCAAATTTGTAGTTTAATTCGCTTGCCATCAAGCTCAATAGTTCTGATTTTAAAATCAATACTGTGGAGAAAACATAAAGCTTTACTCCAATAACTATTTTCAGAATCTAAagaagaaaacaaacaagaaaaataaaataaaattatatgttTAGAAATATAACCCACCCAATAGTGGTGATGAAACTTGTTGTGAAGGAACCATCAGAGAAACGCAAAAGGAGGCAACTCTTTCCGACACCTGCACCACATCATTCATCTTCTATCAAAATGAGTTAATACTTGCTTCTAAGTGATTTCTGCTATTGGTATCATTCAACATGTCagctgaaaaaaaaaacaagtgaaAGCAATCCGCATTCAAGGAATTCTTGAAACAACCATTTGAAAGTCGAACAATATGCTGATAGCCCAACAAAATCAACCTAAGGACAAAATTCAGCACCTATTGTTGCATGATCTCCAACCACGAGTATTTAGCCATTCATCTTTCTATGCAAGTTTTTTGAATTTAAGCTGCATATGTTAGTTTTTCTGGTTTGGTATTAGAGTGATAGGGGGATGTTAAATGAAAACAGTTATTTATGACAAACAGATATCTTCATCCAGGGAGAGATACACCAAATAGGAAAGAGAACATTAAGCGAGTCATACAGTAACAAAGATACTTAATTCCAAATACTCAAGCTATTCTTAGAGAGTAACCTTTCCCACACTTGAAACTTTTATTCAGCTCATAATTTTTATATTGAGAATCATCAAATTCTCACATGGTGCCAAAAGGATACAACTTCACTTAACCAGAGTGTATGCTCACTCCTTTGGATGCACGGACCTACTTAAATGGTTTCAGTTTAATTCAATCTGAGCTTATTTCACTTGCAAAGTATTCAATAGTGTGTTGTTAATTGCTTATTCCACAATTTCTAGCAGCAGCTATTCATATTCTATCTATAGCGTCCTCACTCTATGATGTTAATATTTCTAATATGTGATTTCATTCTACTTTGAATTAAAGCAAATTAAGTCATCACAATGTTTTGGAGTCTAATCGGTGGTTAATT includes these proteins:
- the LOC122018001 gene encoding ras-related protein RABE1c-like, whose product is MTAPPARARADYDYLIKLLLIGDSGVGKSCLLLRFSDGSFTTSFITTIGIDFKIRTIELDGKRIKLQIWDTAGQERFRTITTAYYRGAMGILLVYDVTDESSFNNIRNWIQNIEQHASDNVNKILVGNKADMDESKRAVPTAKGQALADEYGIKFFETSAKTNLNVEEVFLSIARDIKQRLAESDNKSEDQTIKINKSDQSATEATAAQKSACCGS
- the LOC122018009 gene encoding zinc finger protein ZAT11-like: MKPSSADHETIPECNLDLELLISGDDGIQVHQAKLQRKRKKAAHDDDGMFECKTCHLRFATFQALGGHRTSHMRGVNQKAARPVKGGVVLHQCTVCGARFTMGQALGGHMRRHKVTGGWRKEERREVEEFGVAPLEVNMFDVVRKSASSCQLLELFV